The Schistocerca nitens isolate TAMUIC-IGC-003100 chromosome 2, iqSchNite1.1, whole genome shotgun sequence nucleotide sequence TGGAGCCTTGATGTTTTATTTCAAATTCGAGATTTTTGAATATATTGAAGCTACAGTGAACCATATCTACAAGAAATTTCAAAATCTAAACTTCACGGTATTTCTAAAtcattagtttttattgctgtaacCTTGTTTAGCTGTTCACATCGAGCAGTGATTCTATGGATTGCCATATTGATATGGCAGAGAGAGATAATGATGGTGTAAACCGAAACCggtatttacaataaaataatacatttaaacggCTGCGTACCATGCATTTTAAAAAATACGTCCGAGTTGTTGGCAATCGTCCTAAAAAATGTACTATACTGAAGAAATTAGATCAGGAACTGAGCCACAAAAATTGTAGAGGTGTTTTCCTATTTGGGCAACAAGATaacttataaatggttcaaatggctctgagcactatgggactcaactgctgtggtcattagtcccctagaacttagaactacttaaacctaactaacctaaggacatcacacacacccacgcccgaggcaggattcgaacctgcgaccgtagcagcggcgcggctcctgactggagcgcctagaaccgcacggccaccgcggccggcagataactTATAGTGACCAAAGTGAAAAAGATAAGTTTGTTTACATCTCATATAAATTTAAGTTCTGGGAAGTCTACTCTGGAAGTGTCTGTCCGTAGCGCAGTTTAttcctttggttttttttttttttttttcaacagtcatctgactggtttcaacataatcaccacgaTGTGCAACGCACATTCTCAGTtttttgctggatctattccagtctctgttttcccctATAGGTTTTATAGTaaatagctccctctagtaccatgaaaagtTTCCTGAGGCCTTAAAaagtcctttcatcctgtcccatcttcttgtcagtatttttcatataATCCTTTCTTCActggttctgcggagaacctcctcattccttatcttatcagtgcaACCAATTTTAGCAATCGTCCACAAgaaatgttcttctgtagcaccagatctcaaacgcttcgattctcttttgctcCAGTTTTCCCAGCgtccaatgctgtgctccaaacgaacattctcagaaacttcttgatcaaattaaggcctgtgtttcacaccagttgacttttcttctccaggaatgccctctttccctgggctagtctgcttttcatgtcctccttgctgcgcCCGTCATGGGTTACGCGTATTTAGATTCCAAGGCACCATAATTCCTTGACTGCTTTTAGTTCACGACCAGCAATATTGATACTAgtctctcgctattctcatttctgctacttctcattattctcAATTCATATCCTCTATTGATaacactgctcattccattcaccgAGGGAGgtcgcgcagtgattagcacactcatttaaaccatccagatttaggttttcgtgatttcccgaaatcgctctaggcaaatgacgggatgattcctttgaaagggcaccgctgaTTCCCTTCGCTATCCTTGAAACGATAAGAGCTTCcgttccgcctctaatgacctcgatgtcgacgggacgttaaccccaatcttccttcattggattcagcagatcctgtgactcttcttcactttcactcagtcagcaatgtcatcaccgaatcttatcattggtatcctttcaccctcaattttaaacaaagtcttgaatctttgttttatttccatcattgcttcttcgatgtacgagtatagattgaacagtaggagcgaagcctccatccctgtcttacatccctcttaatccgaccacttcgtctTGGTCTTTCActtttgttattccctcttggctcttgtacatttaggatataaTTGGTTTctgcctatagcttactcctagttTTCTCAGAACTAATGGTGCTACAGCTTTCGCACCTATCTCCAATTGCTagcttcggaattttgtggatgatattttccccaaGTTCTTCTAGTATGTCACCAGTCTCATTTATTCTATACACTaacttgttgccacttcccccaacgattttagaaattccgatacagtgtttctatgccatcagagctctttattctaatactggatgccctttGTCGTCCATATTGATcccagtttcttcttgtatcacgtcatcagagaggccttcaatgtactctttccatccatccgcttTACCTTTTGTGTTAAACAATGGACTTACAGTTGCACTCTAAATGTTAATGCTATTCCTTTTACTTTCACCTAAGGTTCTGTTGACTTTTCGGTACGCTGAATCAGACCTTCCAACGATCATTTCTTCaacaatttcttcacatttctcctgcagccacCTCGTCTTGACTGCCCTACACCTCCTAATTCATTTCTAAGGGATTTATGTTGCTGTATTCCTGCCTTTCTCTggccatttttgtacttcctcctttcgttaaTGAGTTAAagatttcttctgctacccaaactTTCGTCgaagttaccttccttgcacctatGTCTGACTATCCAACATCCGTAACTGctttttctagagatgtccattcctcttcaactgaactgcctactgtggtatcCCTTATctcagtatccacatccttagagaacttcaaacgggtCTCATTATTCCTCAGTACTTCTTTCTGCCACTTACTTCCACACTACTTCTTGCGTACGACTCTCTTGAACTTCAGTTGGCTCTTCATTATtacttaattgtgatttgtgtcTATAACTGTTCCTGGGTACATCTTAcaacccaatatctgatttcggattctctgtctgaccatgatgtaatttaagtgaactcttcccgtatcacccggtcttttccaagaatatctcctcctcttgtgattcttgaacagagtatttgctattatcttctgaaatttattgcagaactcaattggtttttctcctctctcatttctagaaCCAATCCCATATTTTCCCGGAACCCTTTTTTCTGCCCCTTCCTCTACAGCCGTGTTCGAACTATTAGATTTTACTTTCATTTTACATATGGAATTACCCGATTAATACTCCCACATACTTTCTCTCTCTCATCATCTTCtgtttgcgacatcggcatgtataccgcAATTATCGTTGTCGACGTCGATTTGCTGTTGAATTTGACGAGGACAACcctgtcagtgaactgttcacagtcgcTAACTCTCTGCTGTGCTTTGctaatcataacgaatcctgctccattTATATCATCTTCTGCTGAGTAGCagtgtatctagattgagcatttgcatttcattGCAGTgctttcctttgccttctgcatttTCACGCCTTTGATCACAGCTGATTCAGCTGTATTTTAGGGGCAGTGCAAGAGTGTGCCCCAaacctccatccgctcctccgtcctTTTTGATAAGGTAgagcgagggtgacttcttatgcaatAAGGCTGCTATTGATGATGATCTTTTGTTAGAAATTTGAGAAGTggctggattcgaacccgggaccctccTTTTTCagttttgttcgtcattgttctcaTCAGTTGGTCTAGTCAGACGTCACCTGACACCCCTTAAAGTTCATCGTTGAATATCTCACtcaattgtctctctctctctctctctctctctctctctctctctctctttttttttttttttttttttttttttttttttttttttttttaatgacagagAGCAGCCCTCTGACTGAACTCGCTACGCCACAAGCCACAatgtcggctttttttttttttaaatgacagagAGCAGCCCTCTGACTGAACTCGCTACGCCACAAGCCACAATGTCGGCAGTCTTAGTCCACAGGTTCACACATTTAtgaggaagtgaaacgtagactgtAAGCATTATAGATTATAagaaaatacaagctttcgaaacgtggtgctaaggaagaatgctgaaggttacataGGTAGTTGGGATAAGTAATATAGAGATATTGaatcgaactgaggagaaaagagttTTGTGGGACAATTTGACTAAAGAAGAGATCAGCAGATAGATTTCATCCTGAGGCCTCAAGGAATTTGGTAGTGGAGAGAAGTGTGTGGCTACAAAACGTAGAGAGAGACAACGGTTTGACTACTGTAAGCAGACACTCATAGAGGTAAGTCGCAGCAGTTACGCGGAgactgaagaggcttgcaaaggatagactaTCGTCGAGAACAGCGTCAAACCACTtttcggactgaataccacaacatcaTCATCAAAAACAGCAATTTCTACTACACGTTGTTTGTTTTGAAGTCACGAGGGTAGCTGGGAAGTTAAGACCGTGTAGCGAACAGAGAATCAAACCCGTATCCATAGCTTTTTCATTCATTGCGCGAGCGATTACCCCAAATGACTCGCCCCACAGGCTGCGTCAAAGCTTCAGCTTATCACGGGCTCATCCACTTTCAACTGTTCGTCATTTCCGAACACTACTACGATAGTTGATTTCATTCTTGCCTTCATCTACATAGAGTCCCCTTTCAATAGATGGCAGCAAAAATGCAACAGGGTATCCAGATGACCACACTTTGAACGCCCTTAGTTTAGCTGTTACACAGTGTTTTAAAACATATTAATAGCAGAAGTCTAGCCCATAACTGATATCAGCACAATACAACTTCGATCTCAACCGGAGTTGATTCCTTTATGTTGACGATCTTATGATTTCAAACATGAGAGGTCAGATTTCTACGCCTTCATAAGGATGTAAATCCCCTTGAGCATCTTCATCAACACTCTGCTAGTAACcttacggtgtgttgcggaggaacTCCTAGCATCAGTACAATTTACTCCCGCCAGCCGAGAATGTTGCATGGAGCTCAAATTTCAGCAACTGACTCTAATGATTTCACGAGGTGTATTAGGGAGGAAATGAAATATTGGGTACacgctctcagaattttaaaaGCGATCCCTCCGTGATGCATGATTCCTCTCCTGTAGGTCTATCACAGGTGTTCAGTGAGCGTCTCCTCGACGCTCTCATGCTCACCACATCAACCCGTCACGAAACGCGcctttcttctttggatcttctctgctcttcttgttaatcctatctggtaaggatcccaaaatgACGTACAATATTCATAAACCGGCCAAACGAGTGGTTTGCATCCCACTTCTTTCATGAATGAATGACGTTTCTTTCGCATTTTTTCAGTGAATCTCAAACTGATATCATCTTTTACAATAAGTACCCTCTCTGATCTAAAGCAATGCGTAATTTACCACAAGATATCACTAGAGGCGGACCTgcgagtataaaaggaggcagtgaCTGTTGTTTTGTCAACAAAGAAGCTGTCACGGAGAATGGGTtggtcagtgacttcgaaagtgggcTACTCACTGGATGACACCTGAGTAAAAAGACCCTCAGGAAAATTTCAGCTCGTTTGAAGCTCAAACAGTTCTTCTTACGTGGCAGCTGCAACTGTATAAGcccattttgtaaaatgaagaaaccgcacAACAGTTGTTTAATCCACAATTTTTTATTGTATACACGACAGGTTTCGGAACACTTTAAATTCCATCAAATGCTGTAAAAGATAAAATCACTTAACCACCTGACGTTATCCTCATCCCATTGTTGGCCTGGACCCAAAAGTTTCGTGTCAAAAGGATGAAAAGGACATAAATTCCATAAAAACAGGTGCTCCGTGGCGCGCAGTCGACTATTCGTCATTTGATTGTGAAgaagaaacgcgaaggaacaaccagacACTAATTTTCGAGCGTTTCGGAGGATGGTTGAACAAaatggcatgaaatcagcggaaggaaccgCTTAATTCCAAAGTGCAACTAGAACTTCAACTAACACAAAGACTGTGCTTAGGAAGTtttaaagaatggggtacaatgatccCCATAAGCCACACAGTCACACTGCAGTCAGTGCTAAACGACAAATGAAATGGTGTAAAGACCGATGCTAATGGACGGTAGAtgagtggaaacgagtgatttggagcggagaatcacgctatatcctgtaGCAATCTGATAGTTGGGGTTTGGTGACTGCCTGGAGAACgatgccaacagtgaaatacagaggaGGTGCTGTATCGGTACGGGGATGTTTCTCATGGTTGGGATGTGGTCCCCATGTCGCACTAGAGAAAACGCTAATTTCGGAAGGATACGAACTCATTTTACAGCTCTGTGTACATCTTACAGTAGACAAACAGTTCAGAGACGGTGATTGTTTGTATCAAGATGACaatgcaccctatcataaagcTTCATCTATGATGCAATGGTAtgtgacaacaacattcctgaaatggactatcgAGCAAAGAGTCACGATCCACCAATGGAACACTTTCGTGATGAGTTCGAAGGTCGACTGCGCTCCAGACCACAGcatccaacatcattaccttctcttgAGGCCGAATGATTGGcctttcctccacagatattcagacagctTTTTCAAATTGTCccaagcagagttcaagctgtcattaaGGCGAATCGTGGACACGCTCCACTGCAATGTCCACTATAATGCAGATACAGACTGCGtagttttatgtgctcattccacgtgaaatagttcAGGTAAACCTGTCCCTGCACCTCTTCAGCGTCGATCCTCTTCGGCGTCGATCCTCTTCAGCGTCGATCCGCTTCAGCGATGATCCTCTTCGGCGTCGATCCTCTTCGGCGTCGATTCTCTTCGGCTTCGATCGTCTTCGGCGTCGACCCATAGCGCGTCGATCCTATTCGGCGTCGACACTTCGACGTCGACCCTCTTCGGCGTCGACTCTCTTCGGCGTCAATGCCCTTCGGCGTCGACCCTCTTCGGCGTCGATGCCCTTCGGCGTCGATGCCCTTCGGTATCGATGCCCTTCGGCGTCGATGCACCTCGGCGTCGATGCTCCACGGCGTCGGTCCTCTTCGGCGTCGGTCCTCTTCGGCGTCGGTCGTCTTCGGCGTCGGTCGTCTTTGGCGTCGGTCGTCTTCGGCGTCGGACGTCTTCGGCGTCGGTCGTCTTCGGCGTCGGTCGTCTTCGGCGTCGATCGTCTTCGGAGTCGGTCGTCTTCGGCGTCGGTCGTCTTCGGCGTCGGTCGTCTTCGGTGTCGGTCGTCTTCGGCGTCGGTCGTCTTCGGCGTCGGTCGTCTTCGGCGTCGGTCGTCTTCGGCGTCGGTCGTCTTCGGCGTCGGTCGTCTTCGGAGTCGGTCGTCTTCGGAGTCGGTCGTCTTCGGAGTCGGTCGTCTTCGGCGTCGGTCGTCTTCGGCGTCGAGCCACTTCGCCGTCGACACACTTCGCCGTCGACCGTCTTCGCCGTCGACCCCTTTCGGCGTCGACCCCTTTCGGCGTCGATGCCCTTCGGCGTCGATGCCCTTCGCCTTCGGTGCCCTTCGGCGTCGGTGCTCCTCGACGTCGGTGCTCCTCGGCGTCGGTGCTCTTCGGCGTCGGTGCTCCTCGGCGTCGGTGCTCCTCGGCGTCGGTACTCCTCGGCGTCGGTCCTCTTCGACGTCGACCCACTTCGCCGTCGGTCCTCTTCGCCGTCGGTACTCTTCGGCGTCGGTCCTCTTCGGCGTCGGTCCTCTTCGGCGTCGGCCCTCTTCGGCGTCGATGCCCTTCGGCGTCGGTCCTCCTCGGCGTCAGTGCTCCTCGGCGTCGGTGCTCCTCGGCGTCGGTGCTCCTCGGCGTCGGTGCTCCTCGGCGTCGGTGCTCCTCGGCGTCGGTGCTCCTCGGCGTCGGTGCTCCTCGGCGTCGGTGCTCCTCGGCGTCGGTGCTCCTCGGCGTCGGTACTCCTCGGCGTCGGTCCTCTTCGGCGTCGGTCCTCTTCGGCGTCGGTCCTCTTCGGCGTCGGTCCTCTTCGGCGTCGGTCCTCTTCGGCGTCGATGCCCTTCGGCGTCGGTCCTCCTCGGCGTCGGTCCTCCTCGGCGTCGGTCCTCCTCGGCGTCGGTCCTCCTCGGCGTCGGTCCTCCTCGGCGTCGGTCCTCCTCGGCGTCGGTCCTCTTCGGCGTCGGTCGTCTTCGGCGTCGGTCCTCTTCGGCGTCGGTCGTCTTCGGCGTCGGTCGTCTTCGGCGTCGGTCGTCTTCGGCGTCGGTCCTCTTCGGCGTCGGTCGTCTTCGGCGTCGGTCCTCTTCGGCGTCGGTCCTCTTCGGCGTCGACTCTCTTCGGCGTCAATGCCCTTCGGCGTCGACCTCTTCGGCGTCGATGCCTTCGGTATCGATGCCCTTCGGCGTCGATGCACCTCGGCGTCGATGTTCCTCGGCGTGATGCTCTCCGGCGTCGGTCCTCTTCGGCGTCGGTCCTCTTCGGCGACGGTCCTCTTCGGCGTCGGTCCTCTTCGGCGTCGGTACTCCTCGGCGTCGGTCCTCGGTTTCGGTCCTCTTCGGCGTCGGTCCTCTTCGGCGTCGGTCCTCTTCGGCGTCGGTCCTCTTCGGCGTCGGTCCTCTTCGGCGTCGGTCCTCTTCGGCGTCGGTCCTCTTCGGCGTCGGTCCTCTTCGGCGTCGGTCGTCTTCGGCGTCGGTCGTCTTCGGCGTCGGTCGTCTTCGGCGTCGGTCGTCTTCGGCGTCGGTCGTCTTCGTCGTCGGTCGTCTTCGGCGTCGGTCGTCTTCGGCGTCGGTCGCGTTCGGCGGTGGTCGCGTTCGGCGTCGGTCGTCTTCGGCGTCGGTCGTCTTCGGCGTCGGTCGTCTTCGGCGTCGGTCCTCTTCGGCGTCGGTCGTCTTCGGCGTCGATCGTCTTCGGGGTCGATCCTCCGGCGTCGATCCTCTTCGGCGTCGATCCTCTTCGGCGTCGATCCTCTTCGGCGTCGTACCTCTTCGGCGTCGTACCTCTTCGGCGTCGTACCTCTTCGGCGTCGTACCTCTTCGGCGTCGTTCCTCTTCGGCGGCGTACCTCTTCGGCGGCGTACCTCTTCGGCGGCGTACCTCTTCGGCGGCGTACCTCTTCGGCGTCGTTCCTCTTCGGCGTCGTTCCTCTTCGGCGTCGTTCCTCTTCGGCGTCGTTCCTCTTCGGCGTCGTTCCTCTTCGGCGTCGTTCCTCTTCGGCGTCGTTCCTCTTCGGCGTCGTTCCTCTTCGGCGTCGTTCCTCTTCGGCGTCGTTCCTCTTCGGCGTCGTTCCTCTTCGGCGTCGTTCCTCTTCGGCGTCGTTCCTCTTCGGCGTCGTTCCTCTTCGGCGTCGTTCCTCTTCGGCGTCGTTCCTCCTTGGCGTCGTACCTCCTTGGCGCCGATCGTCTTTGACTTCGATCCTTCTTGGCGCCGATCCTCTTTGGCGTCGGCCCTCTTTGGATTCGATCGTCTTTGGCGTCGATCCTCTTTGGCGTCGATCCTCTTTGGCGTCGATCTTTTTTGGCGTCTATCCTCTTTGGCGTCTATCTTCTTTGGCTTTATCCTCTTTGGCGTCTATCCTCTTTAGCGTCCATCCTCTTTGGCGTTTATCCCCTTTGGCGTCGGTCCTCTTTGGCGTCGGTCCTCTTCGGCGTCGGTCGTCTTCGGCGTCGGTCGTCTTCGGCGTCGGTCCTCTTCGGCGTCGGTCGTCTTCGGCGTCGGTCGTCTTCGGCGTCGGTCGCGTTCGGCGTCGGTCGCGTTCGGCGGTGGTCGCGTTCGGCGTCGGTCGTCTTCGGCGTCGGTCGTCTTCGGCGTCGGTCCTCTTCGGCGTCGATCCTCTTCGGCGTCGTACCTCTTCGGCGTCGTACCTCTTCGGCGTCGTACATCTTCGGCGTCGTTCCTCTTCGGCGTCGTACCTCTTCGGCGGCGTACCTCTTCGGCGTCGTTCCTCTTCGGCGTCGTTCCTCTTCGGCGTCGTCCCTCTTCGGCGTCGTTCCTCTTCGGCGTCGTTCCTCTTCGGCGTCGTTCCTCTTCGGCGTCGTACCTCTTCGGCGTCGTACCTCTTCGGCGTCGTACCTCCTTGGCGTCGATCGTCTTTGACTTCGATCCTTCTTGGCGCCGATCCTCTTTGGCGCCGATCCTCTTTGGCGTCATCCTCTTTGGCGTCGATCCTCTTTGGCGTCGATCGTTTTTGGCGTCTATCCTCTTTGGCGTCTATCGTCTTTGGCGTCTATCCTCTTTGGCGTCTATCCTCTTTGGCGTTATCCTCTTTGGCGTCCATCCTCTTTGGCGTTCATCCCCTTTGGCGTCAATCCTCTTTGTCGTCGAAAATCTGCAGCATCGATACTCGTCGGCGTCGATACTCTTCCACATTAATCATCTTCGGCTTCGACCAGGCGTCGCTGACACTCTTCTGATTCGATACTCAAAGTGCATCTCGTCAGCGTAGTTCCTTCAGAGTTCATTACACAGCTGCGATTCCCTTTAGCGTCGCTTGCCTTCAGCCTCGATTCCCTTCAGCATCGATCCTCTTCAGCGTCTCCTTGTATTTAACAACAGTTTGCTGGATTTGAAACATtcctatatacaacagcatcactAATTATCGGCGCCATGTACCTTCCAACGTTATCCACTACGCTACTTAAAtatactacatgatcaaaagtatccggacaccaccaaaaacctacgtttttcttattaggtgcattgtgctgccacctactgtcagatactccatatcagcgacctcagtagccattagacatcgtggaaGAGCAAAATAGGGCgccctgtggaactcacggacttcgaaggtggtcatgtgattggttctcacttgtgtcatacgtctatgcgggagatttccatactcctaaccATCCATAGGTttactgtttccgatgagatagtgaagtggacaagtgaagggacacgtacatcacaaaagcgtacagaccgacgttttctgttgactgacaaagaccaacGAGAGTCGAAgatggtcataatgtgtaataggcagacatctatccacaccat carries:
- the LOC126235363 gene encoding serine/arginine repetitive matrix protein 1-like encodes the protein MTPKRIGAKEDRRQEGSKSKTIDAKEVRRRRGTTPKRYDAEEERRRRGTTPKRNDAEEGRRRRGTTPKRNDAEEVRRRRGTTPKRNDAEDVRRRRGTTPKRYDAEEDRRRRGPTPKTTDAEDDRRRTRPPPNATDAERDRRRRRPTPKTTDAEEDRRRRRPTPKTTDAEEDRRQRGPTPKGINAKEDGRSTPKRIDAKDDRIQRGPTPKRIGAKKDRSQRRSAPRRYDAKEERRRRGTTPKRNDAEEERRRRGTTPKRNDAEEERRRRGTTPKRNDAEEERRRRGTTPKRNDAEEERRRRGTTPKRNDAEEERRRRGTPPKRYAAEEVRRRRGTPPKRNDAEEVRRRRGTTPKRYDAEEVRRRRGSTPKRIDAEEDRRRRIDPEDDRRRRRPTPKRTDAEDDRRRRRPTPKTTDAERDHRRTRPTPKTTDAEDDRRRRRPTPKTTDAEDDRRRRRPTPKTTDAEEDRRRRGPTPKRTDAEEDRRRRGPTPKRTDAEEDRRRRGPKPRTDAEEYRRRRGPTPKRTVAEEDRRRRGPTPESITPRNIDAEVHRRRRASIPKASTPKRSTPKGIDAEESRRRRGPTPKRTDAEDDRRRRGPTPKTTDAEDDRRRRRPTPKRTDAEDDRRRRGPTPRRTDAEEDRRRGGPTPRRTDAEEDRRRGGPTPKGIDAEEDRRRRGPTPKRTDAEEDRRRRGPTPRSTDAEEHRRRGAPTPRSTDAEEHRRRGAPTPRSTDAEEHRRRGAPTPRSTDAEEDRRRRASTPKRADAEEDRRRRGPTPKSTDGEEDRRRSGSTSKRTDAEEYRRRGAPTPRSTDAEEHRRRGAPTSRSTDAEGHRRRRASTPKGIDAERGRRRKGSTAKTVDGEVCRRRSGSTPKTTDAEDDRLRRRPTPKTTDSEDDRRRRRPTPKTTDAEDDRRRRRPTPKTTDTEDDRRRRRPTPKTTDSEDDRRRRRPTPKTTDAEDVRRRRRPTPKTTDAEDDRRRRGPTPKRTDAVEHRRRGASTPKGIDTEGHRRRRASTPKRVDAEGH